The DNA window TCCAGTGCTCGCGACGAGTCCAATCCCGTGAACAACAAGCTTATCAACGTGATAAGTCTGAGGGAAGAAGCCGACATTTTTGTCAGCGGGTATGATTATGCATACTATTAAATAGTTATTCTACTAAACTCCTACGTCACTTTACAGGGTGCAGAAGAACGATCCCATTGTTCTTACAGGGTCTCCATACACAGCGGAGGTTGTCAACTACTACGAGGTCAAGAGCCACGGTCCCAGTACTTTAAGAAATTTGACTGTGTCCCTCTATATTCCCGTGGCCTACCAGCAGTCTGGTTCCACAAATGTTATAAGTATCGTTACGTCCACCCCGAAGATACAGTCCAAGTACTACGATGAACTGCCTATGAAACTCTACTATCAAAATGACGCAATGATCAGGAACATCGCCAAATACCATGAGCAAAGTACTCTGTTCCCCTCCACGGCCCCACAAAATGAGAGTGCCGAGTATCTCGGAGGAAATGTGGATCAAAACTCGAGCATATCGCTGTTGAACGAGAATCTGCCGGTGAATAACACCCTTGTGTTAGACTGCCAGGATTACAACGTCACGATATGCGTCCAGGTGGAAATGCGACTCGAAAGCGGGCTACAACTTAAGCCGGAAGAGCTATCGAACCTGACTGTAAGCTTTATCGTGGATCTCAAGGACGCAGAGGATATCTGGGAGTACTTCGTCATTAAGACCGACTTAAAGGTGTGTAAGATAGGCGATCCCACTTTAAGTTCATTTACCGTGCAAAAGAAGATCCAATCGAACGTTATAAGCAAACATCCTGAAGTTGCCATTTGGAAAATCATTGTGTCCGTGATCGTTGGCATTTTGGTGCTTTCGGCCACAACATATGTCCTTTACAAGGTTCGTATCCATTCGTCTCAGATTTATTTCAGCTCCAAACTGACTTAATTGATTTACTTTATAGCGCGGATTCTTTAAGCGAGCCATCAAAAACGAACTAACACAGTTAATTCGAGATAGTTTTGAGGACGCGATTATAAAGACAGAGGCACAGGAGGATGCTGAGTGTGCGCAGAGTTGGATGaaaatgcaagaaaattaTGAATGAAATAAAGTGGTAATCTTCTCAATTATTCTTCTCAGTTAATGAGGTGAATTtccaattttaaattgttaataatttatttcaataaaaataacgtACAATTCTTAACATAAATAGGTacaatcataaatattttattaaaatgcattgTTATTCTTAATccttgaaaatatttaaaaatctaaTCTAAATTACTAGCACACACTGGCCAAACATGAACAATTTTAGCGATCTTTTAACATACCTATAACATTTAGTCTATGTATATACAATAATATCTATGCCGCCGAAAAAGGCAGttgcacacaaaacacacgaATTTCCCCCAGATAAGCAAGTAAAATGTACTATCTAAGAAGACGTTATACTCGTACACATATGATAACACACATTGCCAAACAGTACATATCGTAGTGAGCCTCGTAGACTACAAAATGTAACTTCGACAGGGACAGGTATAAGTACATATGCTGCGATAGGTTTCTAATTGAGCTGAGGTAAGTGCTCATGATAGGCTTGGATAAAGTAGAGTGGTTGCATTTAGATATGTCTGTGTAAAAGTTGCTTGCAACGTTGCAATATGTATGGCTGACTACACCTAGGAGTTTGTAAAAGTACCGAGTATGTGAATATGTGCACCGCATAAATCAGGCGTTTCaatatgcatatttttggtGGTACCTATTGTATTGACATCGAACGAAAACAGATATTCTATGCGTCTGCCCTTATAGTGTACAATAACAATGAGGCtttctaaataaatacttGTATAAAAATACAGAGAATTTGTGAACTATGTATTGTCAAAATCATTAACACGTACTTAACTGGCGAACCCTcgaataaatatgcataatcTCTGATATCTGTTTCCCAGATCCCAACGCTAGTTCATCAACTTATTTATCACCCACTCCTATGACTAGTTTCCCCATTGAGCACAGTGTGTGACACACACGTTTCATTGGCCTAGACCTTCCACTTTGCTAACACATTGTCTCGTTGAACGGCGGATCCTTTTCCGATTCGGTGCTGCTCTTGATGTTCGACGATAGTTTGGCGATCTCGTCCTGCACCAGGTGGGTGCTGATCTGGGGTATGGATAGCGCCGGATTGCTGCTCTTGGCTGACGAGCCGACGGACTCGTCCGTGCTGGAGCTGCTCTCCTTCAGCACATTCATGCCCAGCTTGCTCGCAAAGGGCTGCGGCTTGAGCGTGGAAATCAGTTTGGCCTGACCAGCCTGGGCCGCCTCCGGTGTCTGAGGCACTGCCTCGGCGGACGGCTGAGACGGCTTGCCCTGGTCGACGCTAAACTGTTTCTTTAGCAGCATCGGACGCACTGGCGGTGCCGGCGCTGCCTGCATCGTCACTGGCCCCGAGGAGCTAAGATCCAGCGAACTAGAGCTCTCCTCTCGCAAACGCCTGCCATCGGCAGCGCCTACCGAGGCGGTACGGATGGGCTGGTAACGCGCCGTGGCAGTGCCGCCCACAGCGCCAACGCTAATGCTAATTCCCGTCGCCGAGTGCGAGTCGCCGGCGTCCAACGAGGGCTCCGCCGTCAGCGAGGGTGTGTCCACATTATAGGAGCCCGTCAGCGAAGTGTTTGTCTCGTTGGAGCTCTGCTTGATAAAGCGGTACGGATGCGCCGAGTAGTCCGTTTCCGTGCTGGAGTTCTTCTGCAGACTCTCACTGGACTTCTTGAACAGCCGACCCTCGTACGGCGGATTAAGGAAGTCACTGGTGGCCCGTGTGGGCACCAACGGTGAGGGATACGTTTGCTGCTCCATCGAGGAGTTGCGCTGCCAGGGGCGCTCGTTCTTCAATTGAAAGCCGCTCGAGATACCGGCCATGGCACCGCAGCTACCGGCCCCGCTGGTATCGCTACTATCGCCTCCGCCGGCACCGCCACCTCCGCCACCGCCCATCAGGTCACCATCTACCGAGGGCTTCGAAGGTGACAGCTCCACGGCGGTCTCTCGGCGCAGCGGGTAGCGATGGCTGTAGTCTATGGATACGCCAATCTGTGGAGGATTACGTTCGTGAGTATTTGATAGAGAGTTATAGATAGACCACATTACCTCGAATCCCTGGGCGCTGGCATCAATTGAGCCGCGGGACTCGATCAGTCCCTCTAGAATCATGTAGTCGTTCTCTTCGCACTCCTTCAGATGCTTCTTCTCCAGCAAAGCCGCAGCTTCAGCCCGCGACATTTCTGTTTTGGGCCGGTCCAAAGAAGCTGTCATTTAAATGGGGTAAAACAAGCGTGAGTTGGgttgcaaattcaataaaaaatcGTGTGTGATGGCATTCATTTCGCTTTGGTGGCGGCGGAAGCAAGGCAATGATACGGGTATTGCGCATTCACCCGGTTAGTTACACACTTTGCTCACGGTTGTTGAAACGCCTCGATGGTAAGCAAAAAACGGGTGACTAGGGCTCATTCGGATTCATTGGATAACCTTGTGCTCCTCGCGGCTTTTGGGCCTGGCTTACCTTTGTTACTTGGCAGGGATACCGTGGGCGATGCAATCATGTGGCAGACGCTCTCCAGCTCGTCCGTGATCGAGGTGTACTCGCTGTGCAGTTTCAGCAAGATATTTCTGGAGGGTTTCGCATGCAATACTGATTTACCTAGAGTTCGGAGTTCGTGGTTAGGTTCAAAGAAAAGATGTGTGCGAgagaacaaacaaaataaaaacttcaTTCGGTTATGGTTAAAGTGCtaatttgttggccaaatcgGTTTGCTggattggtttggtttggtttggattGGTTTTCGtctaattttttttggattaGGTGGAATGGAGTGACGGGTTTAGTAGCCTGAATTTTGAGCGCAGATCAGAGGCTGGCACGGTTTCCATCCTTCGATGGTTGCTTACCCGGATGTGCGGATCCCTGGCCCACGGGCGTATCCTTGTCGCTGTCCGGTTCCGATTGTGTGAGGCTCATCTGGCGGCGGGACAACGAGGCCAGCTGGTTGAGGCTGATGTGCGACCGGTTTATGTCCGCCCCGGTTAAGGAGTACGTTTCCGAGTTGCGGCGACACAGGGATACCGTGCGCTGTCGCAGTGCTCGATGTCTGGCAGCTGTTTGCGATAAAAAGATACTTTTATACTCATTCCATACTTATAAGACCTTCTTGGGGATAGAGAACAGCGAACAGGACACATTGCAGTGAAGGCTGTGCGATTAGGACATTACCCTCAAAGTTGATGTCTGGCGTCGCATCATCAGAGTTGTCGCCTCCGACGAGCGTCTggtcgtcgtcgttgttgcCCATGGGCGTCAGAGTGTCCTTGCTCTCCGTGCTGGCATCCGTATCCTGGCGCACCGTCACGTACGGAGTCCGTTTAACCGTCTCACAGGTCGATGGACGCTGCGACACCGGAATGTAGATGTCCGAGTCCACCTCCGACTGCATCGACGCCTTGCGGACCACCTGCTCGTTGAGGGCCTCACGTGACTTGACCACTTCGTCCGGTTCCTCCGGCAGAGGCACCACCTCAAAGTGCGTGCCCTCGTCGAAGATGTAGGCATCAGGACGGACCTCGGTCAGCGAACGGTTAAAGCGGCGCCGGGTTGTGACCTGGATACATTCAACACAAGTGtgtgcacagaaagaaaaaaatagtATGTCATCGgttcaataatttatttcacataaaacattttctaacataaaatttcaaagtataaataacaaataaatagaGACAAACTAATTTGAATCATACTAATAATTGCTAGCGgtcacaaaaattaaaagattcTGGATATAAAAGAGAGCCCACAAAACGTATAATAAATGTGATGTCAAAGAGCCTGGGGGCTAAAGCATATTCGAAGCAATCTATTTATTGGATCGAAGAATATCAAGTTCAGAATGACATTTTCTGTCCCAGTGTGCTTGGTATTGCTGCGATATGTAATTCAAACGCACCTGGAGCGAATTCAAATTCAGACCGGCACCCAGACCAAGTGGAACGATGgctcctccaccaccaccaccaccaccaccactgccaCCGCCAGCACCATTTCCTCCGCCGCCGACGCCACCGCCCTCCGTGTCCGAAATGGAGATGGTGCGCATGCGCTGCATCTCTCCGGGAATGTTAATCGTCGAGCCGCGCAAATCATCCGCACCAGCCGTGTGTGTCGACATGAAGCGATGTATGACGGCCAAATGCGAGAGTATCTGCTCCGAGGATTCCTCCATCTTTCGCAATCGGAACTCGATGTTCTGCAAAAGACACATGAAAAGTGGTAAGAAATCGAATTTAATTTCCACAGCATATTCAGCGTATATGCATGATAGTTGTTGGAAAAGCTGCAACGGCTGCAGTAAATGGTCATTCGGACGTGTCcaattttcaattcaaatgTAAAATCGTGCTGTCAGAACCCATGTTACTTCGGATAACACGAATCACActggaaatttgcataaaaatgcaaacacaGCATTGGGATAAATGTCGAAGCAGGTGGGATGATGGTGGGTACTGATGTCTACGCACCTGAACGGTGGCCGTTTGAATGTTTTCCTTCTGATTGATGTCCTCGATTTTCTGAGACATGGTCTCCACTCGCTCCGTGGTGTTCTTCACCCGCTCGTCCGTCGACTGATTAAGGATGATTTCCTGTTCGTGAAAGAAGCCCTCGACGCACTCCTCCTCGAAGTCGTACAGCCGCTCCAGGTCGTCCTTTTCCAGGAACAGTTTGAGACCATTGTCCCGCTGCACCTCCAATCCTGCGGATTGCCGATCAAGTGGACACATGTTACATGGCGAGTCAGGGCATAAAAGTACGGGCGAAAACCAAGAAtgaacaataacaacagcgcCCGGGGCAATGGGAGTGCACAATGGAATCGAAATGGAAAGTGTGGCAAATCGTTTCGCCATAACCCAATTAGGAggtgttgttattgttgtcgcCAAGTGGCAAGGTTGATTTCAATACAAAAGAGCaggtggcgtatacgtaatgcagTTAGTTACAGAAGCACACACAGTCGACACAGTTGGGGCAGGCACGCAGGGAGAAAAGTTAGATATTTGTACATTATTGCTGCTCGGCTGACAATGCCACAGACACGATTGACTCACAGGGAACAAAGCTAAACTTGCTCATCCCGGGCTCACCTTTCGCCTTCCGCACACAGTACTTGAGCAGCGAGTAGAAGTGGCACAGCGCGATGAAGGGCGGCGGCAGGACGGGCTTCTGCTGGTACTCCATCACCACAGTGAATCGCTGGAACATCCACACCTAAAGGCACAAATCATACCaaattatgaatatattttacgaGTAAATATGTGGCCATTTATGGCATATCagcataaaatgtaaattgtaaaGCATCAAACCTCATGGATTCGATCACAACACTCACCTGATGCGAAACCGAGTTGACCTCGTTGAAGATATTGTTGAATACGGCGATGAGCAAATTTATCAGCAGAATATTGGCAATCAAGAGGTACATGGACATGGTTATCGGCGTTACCCAATGGCCTGTAATCCAATTAGTTGGTGTGTTGGTGTTAAAAGTGCGGCATCAATACTCGCATGTATTCAGTGGCCGCCATCTGGATTCGGGGGCCACATACTCACCAGTGACGCAGCCCGGCTGGCTGGGATCCTCGCCGCAGGGAGGGTCGATATCGCCGGCGAACACCTCTCCGTACAGCATGAAGTAGGGCTGGAAGATGACCTGGAGAACGATAAATTAAAATGACCATTAAAGCGCCATCTGTTGGAGCCGGGGGGCATCGCCATCGAGACATGAGACATGGGCGGGCGTAATTCAATTTGCGCCAGTCGCCCAACATAAATGCAAGTTATACACATTGAAACacagtttggttatttttagcCATCACCTGACGATATTTGTGTGggggggttggggttggggttggtgttggtgttggggTTTTGGGGGTGGGCtggtgtctgtgtgtttgggATGCAagttatttgatttttaattttctggGACTTTTCATTCGAAATTGGAAACAGCATGctaaatatttacacatcGATGTCTCCCCATCTCATTTGCATATAACAGCTGGATTAATGCAAATGCTCTTTGATTAAAACTCTAATATTTGCCTTATAACTATCATCACTTATTCATTGCTGACCTAGGGCTAATATTTGCATTACACTGCTGCAGGCGGCTTAAATTATTTAGCAtgcaaaactgaaaaatggAATTAAATCAACGTTGAAGATGTCGAGCAGAAAAACAcgaaatttaaagaaaaatcaGAGGGGTGAGGGCTtgttataaatattcataagCGAAAACAGAGTACACACATTTACCTTAAAGAGGCACAGAGCTGGTCTAAATACTAGTTTGTACATCATGCAGAATTGAAAATACGGATTGAAATTAATGCATTGGACCGGAAAGAAGGAGTGGAGTCTCGGCTCGCCGAACCTGGCCAAACCCTTGCAAATTCAACACGGATTAGGTTTGACAGTCTTAAGTGGCAGATTCCAAACGGACTTAACAGTTTCCTTTGCAAGAGTCGAAAAGGAAAAGGTGGGGATGCGAGATTTCGGAGCAGAAGTAGGCTTTGGGGATCAAGAGACAGAGGAGAGAGCAAAAGATACACAGGTAcgagtatacgagtataaaCATTTTGGGGACACAGTCGAACTTCCAACGGAGTTAAAAGTAGATAAAAACGGGGTCCACATAAAACTCAGGTTGAAATAGAATACTTGGCACACATTGATCTCCATCAAGACACAACATCAACTATAGACCACACCAATATGCAGCAGATATATCtgagtattattattattatatttttttttttttaatttattttggcagACGCATCTAGGGCATTCTACAGTCGGCTCTCTATATAGCAAACCAAGTTCATCAATCACAAATGGCGTTACATTTGTCAAGTTGCCGCTCGTCAAATTCGAATGCTCATTGTGGGTGGGCGGAGTTGCAGATGTTGCCGCCGGAACTGTGGAGCTGGAACCGGTGGTGGAGCTGGCTGCAGTGGTGGTCACTGGTGGAGCACCCATTGTATGATAGCCACGATGATAGCTGGAACGGGTATTGTGCCCCAGGGCACCTAGAAATCCGGGCGCCGTTATGGAGCCGGCAATAACCTGGcattttggcaattttcaAGAACATTTAACGGGCGATTTATGCGATTAATGCGATTAATGCGATTTATATGACAAAGATGGTTAGTGAAGGCAATAAAGTGATAGATTTGAGTTCGAAATGTGGCGGACAAATGACAGAATGacagaaagaaagaaagaagagTATAATACGAGACAGTCAATTTGAGCGTCATTTGTTCGGTGATTTTGATTAAATTCTAGTTAGTCAACTACTTAATGTAAAGTGGATTGAATGGAGCACCAATCGACAAAACTACTCGTACGTAAAAATGATTTGCTTGCACCACTACTGAGGAACGCAGGCCAAAAACTTGCTTTGCTTGCTATTAAGTAAATGTATGTACTCCGCATCGTtaggtatgtatatatttaaagttaaaGCTGCAATTGAAATCGTCGAAAGGACACACTCGCTTTcactgtgtgtgagtgtgtcgGTTTGTGTTAATGAGGCTGACATACGCACATACACTCAAATCGGGGGATTAGTTTATTTACAGAAAGTCGACAGGACATATGTGTAGCATACAGCGGTATATATATAGCTTACCTCCTTGATGAGACTCCAGGTGGGTTGTTTGTCGGGGAAGAGAATCGCTTGTCTGCTGACACCAAAGCTCATCAACACAACCGCCAATAGGACCACGAAGTAAATCATGTTTTTCACCATTTTGCCCATCATAGTGACCAGTGGtcctgaaatattttataatataaaagcTACTTCTCCGCTTTCTTTATTGAAtggctttttttttacaagGAATATAACAATGCAAACTAAGTACTAAAGGGTCAATTGTAATGGTGTTCGGTAGAGATTTATATACCTCATATGTACGCCTTATTTATTGGCTTAATTTAGCTTACGGAACTAAAGACTCACCCAGATATTTATTCACGCCAAGAATGTTCAGTATTCGCAGGTACCAGTATATGCTGTCCACACAGTAGATAACTCGTCCAATATCCATCGTATTCGGCCGGAATCGAAATGCCAAACCGATGACAAAGAGTATAATGGCTGCTCCGTCGCACGGATTCCACAtattccacgcccacaccgaGAACTTATGCCTGCTCGCCGAATTCGAATTAATGGCGCCCAACGAGGAATCGTTAATTCAAGCGTAAGAGGCACATATTGAAGACATAAAGTAATGGAAATTCGCACAACTGTGAAATACGCCCAGCTTCATTTGCACTCATCGCCAGATGCAATTAAACACAAATGATTGAGGTGTGCGGGTATAGGGGTCTACTTACGTAATGGCCACCGGTTCGGAGGATATTATTTCGCGCACCTTTTCGAAGCCCAGCGTTGTGATATATGCTATCGAGTACCACTCCTGCCAACGCGGCATATTCTCCATCTTCACCAGCACAGTGAAGGAGAACATTATGAGAAAGAACATATAGGCAATCTGCAATGGAAAACGGAGGGTTTAGAAACTGAGAAATTGGCCATGAAAATTGGTTGAAAGCTACAATAGCTATGATATACCTATCTCCAGAAAAAAATACCTACTCGATTGAGTCGAATATGAAAATTATAACTATGatcaaaaactatttatatacatatactacCTTTCGCCCAGTGCACTTGCATCGGAAATGAATCCAGCAAGCTCGATAGTAATTTCCGCCACTTACCGAATCCGCCCAGAACTTGGTGATGGGTGCCGTGTAGAACTCGTAGAACTTCTTTTTCAGGCGCAGCGGCTGGTGCTGTTTCACCTCATTGTACTCGGAAAGATTGAAGAACTCTCGAAATTGGGCGGGATCTGAGTCGGTGAGTGAGACCTGTGGGGAAATGACGACGGTATTAGTGGGCCAGCAGGGGCGAAAGTGAAGGCCGAGTGGCGCTTGATAGTTTTCGGACTTAATTAAATCATCAATGTGCAGTGAACATTCAAAGAGAGCCACGTGGGGATATATTACATTGGGGAATTGGGTATACGCCCCGTTGAATCGGCGTGTCAAATGTGATTTAGTTGGCTGTCTAATTAATTTGCTGGTGTTTTAGGCTCGATTTGCTATTGCTATTTATACGCGTGTTTAGTTTCCAGACACAACATGCAGAACAAATTAATGAAGTTAAGCATTATgcaaatcaaaatgttttaGCCGCAGGGTGTTCGAAATGTGCTGACAAAAAGTAGCATAGAGCAACTGTACTACTGAGGTAAATCGAGAAGGATTTAATAAAAGGTGTACTGTTGAATTCACACATTTTCTACGCATACATTTTCGCAAATGAAGCTACGAAATGCGCATTCCAAAAGGGAATAATATGAGGCAAAACTACTAAAGCCAGTTACAGAAATGccattgaaatgaaaatatctTGTGGAAGTGGGAGTAAATTATATCCGGGTTCAACTAACTTTGGAGGGCTGTTCTTCCGCTCCAGCAGTGAGATTAACCTGTAAAATTGATACGATACAAGTACTAGGACATTAGAATGGCGTGTGCGGTTTTCAATTGCAAAAATATCCATCCCTATGCAGATGGGTGTCtgagtacgagtacgagtataaCTGATGTGCTGACTGGGTGATACCATAATGTCATATGTAGAGTTTTCAGGTGTCTTTGTCTAGGAATCGAGCTACAATAACCAAaggggaaataaaaataaacaaagggGAACggcatttctttttctgttcTGTGCTGTCACTTTAAGTTTACAAAATGTTATGGTCGAGCAAAATGGCAGTCTTATCGCATTCTGAGTCGAACATTTCGATGGAAAAATACGAGTAGGTGGTGTATGAAGAGCTGGTTTGTGTTGGTTGTTTCATTGGTTGGTTGATTggttggttttgtttgtttgtttggttgtttTGTGGAGCTACTcactttgccattttcgtGTACTTTTGTATCGCGCACTGAGTAAGAATCCGCCAATAGAGCCTGCAACGGTTCACGCACATTTTTCGCATTTATCAGATATGTAATCACTCTTTAGTTTTACTTTCTAAAGGGTTTTGAGCGGTGATCTTTGGACATAGTACTTTAGTTCAGATGAAGAAGTGGTTGTGTGGAGGTGTGTGTTTTAGGTACAGGTTTCCATAATGATTTGTGGTGCAGGAAAGATTTTAAGTTGAAAGTATTGCAAATACTTCATCACACATACGTAGGCATTCCACAGATATGTACATGGGGGCGAACAAACTACtattaaatacatttcctCTTGCACTCAATGgactttaatttgatttggtGATTAACAGATTAACCCCTTCCAATAGAAAAGTGGGTGGCGATGGAGCCTGAGCTTGTGCAGTGCCCCAGTAACtgaaaaacaatatttgcaCAAGTGCCTTGCCTCCTCTCGAGTCATTCAGTGAGTAGTTTGACATAGACCTGATGGCATTTGATGTGGTTTTGTTGGCAACGAATGCTGGGGGATAATGCTTAGAGTGGGGTTTGTGCCGAGATTATTACTTAATTTAACTTTAAGCCAGCTCTTGGCTGTTGCCAATGAATGTCATTACGCTGCTAATGGATATTCGCACTTAATTCGAACTAAAGAGgactttaaaattttatggGAAGCATTAGAGGCAAAAGCTACTCGAATGTAACGAGGGCGGGCAATATTCGGTAACTTACATCTGTTGAATTCGAGACACTCTTAAAGGAGGGCGAGCTGTTTTCAGCTGGTATAAGCTTGCACTTTGGGAAAATACACATTCAAATGATGGTTAGTGGtgaacaaaaaattacattaaaaactGGGCGAAAtgtaatgaattttaaatgagTTCCCAATTTTTAGTGGCCACATTTCAGGGCTGTGAGTTGTACTAAACTATCGAAGGAGATGAAAAGAGCACGTGTTTGTGCTCCCGATTGATTGGGCTGttctataaataatatagTAAATCAACATAATCAATAAAACACATTATTCGAAAGCCCCTTAGAAGAAAATTcgttaatttcaaaaataactGGAGCAGAAAAAGTGTAGCAACTCCTGCACCAAAAccaaatattgatttttcttgtttttgtctTCTCAGGAGTGCCTCAGAAATATTTATTCCTTTGAAATCCCTTTCAATGGCACCAAAGAGTATCTTCTAGTAAAAATAATCTTGGCAAAAATTCTGACGATGATGTACACTTTAAAAACGTTGTATTGTGCAAGGGAATTATATAGCTTATGTGGTCTTCCTGCACGTCgcttttaaaatttaaattcataaaaacaTGTATACCAAATTACGATACAGATCAAAGAACAAGTATGTATGAATCGAGTAGTGTAGACAGATAGTTCGGTTTCGAAAGcaaacaaagtaaataaagtATAGTTTTGTGATTTGCCAACCAGAACATATACAAAGATACAGAGATACAGAGATAGAGAGATAGAGTCAGAAACAGAGCAGAGACAGCAAAGAGAACATATACATGTGTGTATGCATATAGATATAGACGACTTGAACACCAAAGAAACGGAAGTCAAGTATTTGGCATAGATCTGATTGATTGTTACTACCTTGTCGCGATTATTAGCACCCGCGCCCATGCTATATCTCAAGGAAATGGATCTTTTGGCTTTTAAAAGGGCGCTCTATAAACAGACAGATTTGAATTTAGGATTGATGAACAGCAGAGCGATAATTTGGTCAGTGGTTAATGGTAAACGTTAGACGTAAGGTTAGTAGATAAAATTGAATACTGAAATTGAAACTAAACGCTGACGCTGAAAACGAATAAGGCACACATTTAGGACTGGCACATATAGACAACGaaaccaaattaaattgaatgtTAGTAAGAAATGAacaaaataactttaaattacTGAAAACACAAAGCCAAATACCTCGGCATCCGGCTGCGAACGATCCGAGTCGTCATTGTCCAGATTCTGGTTTTCCAGATGCTCCTCCTCAGTCTGCGGCatctgctgcagctcctccttcGACTTGAAGTCAAGCTGCCTGATGTACAATGGCATCGCCAAGCCCAAGATGACCTGGATGCAGCACACAACACCCATTTGTAAGGCAAGCACAAAATCAGAGGTCGAGTGATTATAAGTCATACCTTGAAGTTGGTATTCTTGCGGGTTCGCAGTCCACCCATCCACAGATCCGCCAGGATCACCTGACTACAGGGATGAGCGAGAAGGGCACGATGGTTGGCCGCCACAGCCAGCGAAAGGCAGCTCTGATTTGACCAGGAGTGCAGCTCGCAGGTCAGCAGTCTTTGCGCCTTTTCCGCATCCTGTCGGTAACTGAAGTCCAGCAGCTTGTTGCCTAgcatagaaaataataa is part of the Drosophila yakuba strain Tai18E2 chromosome 2R, Prin_Dyak_Tai18E2_2.1, whole genome shotgun sequence genome and encodes:
- the LOC6530503 gene encoding transient receptor potential cation channel trpm isoform X19; amino-acid sequence: MYFLTKWMFHQPRSWIETNFQKRECIKFIPCPKDDTKCCCGQAQITHQTIPGIESGSPGDLWLPTKHTRPQPTDAYGTIEFQGGAHPTKAQYVRLSFDTRPELLVQLFTKEWNLELPKLLITVQGGKANFDLQAKLKKEIRKGLLKAAKTTGAWIFTGGTNTGVTKQVGDALLLEGQQRTGRVVSIGIAPWGIVERNHELLGHNREVPCHSISSPRSKLAVLNNRHAYFLLVDNGTQAKYGAELILRRKLEKFISNLKLHPFTHSSTPVVCLVIEGGTNTIRAVLEYVTDSPPVPVVVCDGSGRAADLLAFVHKYASDGEEQPVLESMRDYLIGTIQKTFEVGLDQSEKLYQELLQCTRNKNLITVFRIQEKPEGEAQELDQTILTALFKSQHLSPPEQLSLALTWNRVDIARSEIFVYGQEWPNGALDEAMMQALEHDRIDFVKLLLENGVSMKKFLTIPRLEELYNTKHGPANTLGYILRDVRPHIPKGYIYTLHDIGLVINKLMGGAYRSYYTRRKFRPIYAKVMNSYANACRKSSTYQYQRYAGANSLSLVTGLLPFTSEMALFEFPFNELLIWAVLTKRQQMALLMWTHGEEALAKSLVSCKLYKAMAHEAAEDDLDTEIYEELRSYAKEFESKGNKLLDFSYRQDAEKAQRLLTCELHSWSNQSCLSLAVAANHRALLAHPCSQVILADLWMGGLRTRKNTNFKVILGLAMPLYIRQLDFKSKEELQQMPQTEEEHLENQNLDNDDSDRSQPDAEALLADSYSVRDTKVHENGKVSLTDSDPAQFREFFNLSEYNEVKQHQPLRLKKKFYEFYTAPITKFWADSIAYMFFLIMFSFTVLVKMENMPRWQEWYSIAYITTLGFEKVREIISSEPVAITHKFSVWAWNMWNPCDGAAIILFVIGLAFRFRPNTMDIGRVIYCVDSIYWYLRILNILGVNKYLGPLVTMMGKMVKNMIYFVVLLAVVLMSFGVSRQAILFPDKQPTWSLIKEVIAGSITAPGFLGALGHNTRSSYHRGYHTMGAPPVTTTAASSTTGSSSTVPAATSATPPTHNEHSNLTSGNLTNVIFQPYFMLYGEVFAGDIDPPCGEDPSQPGCVTGHWVTPITMSMYLLIANILLINLLIAVFNNIFNEVNSVSHQVWMFQRFTVVMEYQQKPVLPPPFIALCHFYSLLKYCVRKAKGLEVQRDNGLKLFLEKDDLERLYDFEEECVEGFFHEQEIILNQSTDERVKNTTERVETMSQKIEDINQKENIQTATVQNIEFRLRKMEESSEQILSHLAVIHRFMSTHTAGADDLRGSTINIPGEMQRMRTISISDTEGGGVGGGGNGAGGGSGGGGGGGGGAIVPLGLGAGLNLNSLQVTTRRRFNRSLTEVRPDAYIFDEGTHFEVVPLPEEPDEVVKSREALNEQVVRKASMQSEVDSDIYIPVSQRPSTCETVKRTPYVTVRQDTDASTESKDTLTPMGNNDDDQTLVGGDNSDDATPDINFEAARHRALRQRTVSLCRRNSETYSLTGADINRSHISLNQLASLSRRQMSLTQSEPDSDKDTPVGQGSAHPGKSVLHAKPSRNILLKLHSEYTSITDELESVCHMIASPTVSLPSNKASLDRPKTEMSRAEAAALLEKKHLKECEENDYMILEGLIESRGSIDASAQGFEIGVSIDYSHRYPLRRETAVELSPSKPSVDGDLMGGGGGGGAGGGDSSDTSGAGSCGAMAGISSGFQLKNERPWQRNSSMEQQTYPSPLVPTRATSDFLNPPYEGRLFKKSSESLQKNSSTETDYSAHPYRFIKQSSNETNTSLTGSYNVDTPSLTAEPSLDAGDSHSATGISISVGAVGGTATARYQPIRTASVGAADGRRLREESSSSLDLSSSGPVTMQAAPAPPVRPMLLKKQFSVDQGKPSQPSAEAVPQTPEAAQAGQAKLISTLKPQPFASKLGMNVLKESSSSTDESVGSSAKSSNPALSIPQISTHLVQDEIAKLSSNIKSSTESEKDPPFNETMC